In a single window of the uncultured Dysgonomonas sp. genome:
- a CDS encoding EFR1 family ferrodoxin (N-terminal region resembles flavodoxins. C-terminal ferrodoxin region binds two 4Fe-4S clusters.): MDKLRKAHVFYFSGTGNARRVALWFSEFAAKSNIDCRLTDITKADTHLQEPEAQTLIVIISPIHGFNYPKITLDFIRRFPKGQNKVVLMNTRAGLRIGRLVTPGLTGIAFMVSFFILKQKGYHITGQIPFDMPSNWLSIHPALSDKSVKFLHQKNYSRLEKHCLKILADKPNFVSDKDIVQDILISPVALAYYLVGRFALAKSFYASPDCDNCGLCIKKCPVKAIKSVNNHPFWTSKCESCMKCMNECPKKAIETAHGLFLIVSLAASFASSYLIHYFISTNIQSGFIKSAVFTSVFMLLLFALYRLQHLLLMIKWIGKLVSYSSLTRYRFWGRYKSIPDNKWKDNE, from the coding sequence ATGGACAAACTCAGGAAAGCACATGTGTTTTACTTTTCGGGTACAGGTAATGCCCGACGAGTAGCACTGTGGTTTTCTGAGTTTGCAGCTAAAAGCAATATCGATTGCCGGCTTACAGATATCACAAAAGCTGACACTCATCTACAGGAGCCGGAAGCGCAGACTTTGATTGTAATCATATCCCCCATCCACGGCTTTAATTATCCTAAGATAACCCTCGATTTCATCCGTCGTTTTCCGAAAGGACAAAACAAGGTGGTATTGATGAATACCCGGGCCGGACTCAGGATTGGACGCCTCGTTACTCCCGGTCTTACAGGGATAGCCTTTATGGTCTCCTTCTTCATCCTTAAACAAAAAGGATACCATATCACAGGGCAAATTCCTTTTGATATGCCTTCAAACTGGCTATCCATTCATCCGGCATTGAGTGACAAGTCGGTAAAGTTTCTGCATCAGAAAAACTATAGCCGCCTCGAAAAACACTGCCTGAAGATATTAGCAGACAAACCGAACTTTGTCTCCGATAAGGACATCGTACAAGACATTCTTATATCTCCTGTTGCGTTAGCCTATTATTTAGTTGGACGTTTTGCCCTTGCAAAGTCGTTCTATGCTTCTCCCGATTGTGATAACTGTGGCTTATGTATAAAGAAATGTCCTGTGAAAGCTATCAAAAGCGTAAACAACCACCCATTTTGGACATCTAAGTGCGAAAGCTGTATGAAATGTATGAACGAATGCCCCAAGAAAGCAATTGAGACCGCACACGGATTGTTTCTGATTGTCTCATTGGCTGCATCATTTGCTTCATCTTATCTTATACACTATTTTATCTCAACCAATATCCAATCCGGCTTTATAAAATCAGCCGTTTTCACATCTGTCTTCATGTTGTTACTGTTCGCCCTGTATAGATTGCAGCATCTCCTGCTCATGATAAAATGGATTGGAAAGCTCGTTTCATATTCCTCATTAACCCGTTATAGATTCTGGGGACGATACAAATCTATCCCTGATAATAAATGGAAGGATAACGAATAG